The Niallia alba genome includes a window with the following:
- a CDS encoding (2Fe-2S)-binding protein has translation MDTNKITEKTTSFKINGKLIELTLPPTFRLVDILRDCLALTGTKIACEVGRCGACSVIMNGKLVNSCLIMAYQIEDAEIFSIESLAEDRLHPIQEAFLQAGALQCGYCTPGMVMALKSLLDEKEQPTKEEVLTALSGNLCRCTGYEGILRAVDLLTQKN, from the coding sequence ATGGATACAAATAAAATAACCGAAAAAACAACAAGCTTTAAAATCAATGGAAAACTAATAGAGTTAACACTCCCTCCAACTTTTCGTCTAGTCGATATTCTTCGTGATTGTTTAGCGCTAACAGGAACGAAAATAGCATGTGAAGTAGGCAGATGTGGAGCTTGTTCTGTTATTATGAACGGAAAATTAGTTAATTCCTGCTTAATAATGGCTTATCAGATAGAAGATGCGGAAATTTTCTCGATTGAAAGTTTAGCAGAAGATAGGCTACATCCTATTCAAGAGGCGTTTTTACAAGCTGGAGCCCTTCAATGTGGTTATTGCACCCCTGGGATGGTTATGGCGTTAAAAAGTTTGCTAGATGAGAAAGAGCAACCAACAAAGGAGGAAGTCCTTACAGCATTATCCGGAAATCTTTGTCGATGTACAGGATACGAAGGAATTCTGCGAGCAGTCGATTTATTAACACAAAAGAATTAA